DNA from Malus sylvestris chromosome 11, drMalSylv7.2, whole genome shotgun sequence:
CCACTCCCCTGGTGGCCCTAACCATTCTGTACCCTTTTGTGCTACCGGCACTCATTCGGTCCTCACTCACCTCCACTTTCTCGGCCTTGTACACCTTGGAGAGGCAGATTGTCATGTCCGGAGTGTCGTCAGTTTTGTCCGGGAACCGCGTGACTGGAGTGATCAACACGGTGTCGTCCGCGGGGGCATTGTGGTTGTTGTTATTGGCCTTGCTCTTCTTTTTCCCCTTGCGGGTCGACTTAGTGACCCACACattgttgttcttcttcttcgatttcttCGAATTGGCGGCGGTTGGGGCGGCGGCGACAGCGATTCCGTTGGAGATGGGCAGGGGCAGTGGGGTTTGATCTTGGTCGGGAAAGGGCTCGGTGGTGAGGGAAGAGAGCTGCTTTTGCTTCTTGGGAGGCGGGTCGTCGTCGTCGTTGTCGATGTCGATGTCGATGTCGATTTCGATTTCTTGGGATTTGACGGACTCGGAGAGAGATTCGGAGGCTTCGGTTTCGGTTTTACTGCCGTTTTGCGGGTCGTTGGAAGGTGGGTTTAGGGTGTCGGTGTCGGGGTCGTCGGTGGTGGGTTCGGGTGGTTCGATGGGCTCGGCAGTTGGGATTGCGGCGGCGGCGGTTGTGGGTTTCGATTGTTCGTCTTCATCGTCGTCTTCGTCTCTATAGGTTCGAAGGTTGTCCATGTCTTGGGGacgaaagaaagagagagattgaaaatttgaaatggggatagaggagagggggggagagagagatggaacTGAAAATTGGGAAGGAGAAATGTTTGAAACCAATGAAAAATATGTCGAAATATTGGATTGGATTGAATTGGGCTATATGGACTTGAAGTATTTTTGGAAGCCAATCTAAGTTTTAAGGCCCGGTTCCTGCCGACCCACCAAACGGGACCTTCATCCCCCCATAATCTTATTAAGAGAAAATAGGAATACAATTACGGGGGGACATAAAGTCAAATCTCGTTTATGAGAAAAACATAGCAGGTAATACGACAGGAGAATAAAAAATCAACCCTACTTACAaagaaaatatatgataaaaatcattTGAAACGATAGTTGATAGAAGTAGAAAGATCATGAATATAAGCAGAAGCTACACATGATTGAATGTTAGACCTTAGACCACCAATAATATACATCGTGATCTACACCAAATTAGCTGAGGCCTCAACCCCAGTCGCCCTTGGGAAGTATATGGGAAACAGAAACAGCATATGCCTAATATGCCATAGGCAATTGCTCCAATCAACCAGCAAATACAAATTAATGATAGAACTATGAGAGTTTAACTAGTGAATCACCATACTTGAgtccatctccaaccaaaagtGATGCCATCCACGCACCCAAGCAACTCGAATAGCCTCAGCAACAATCGAACTATAAAAATTTGTGGACGAAGCAAAACAGCCCAAAGAGATACCTTGATAATCACAAAATACATCACCATAACTTGCGTGACCCATTAGTAATTACATTGGTCCACCCCACCATAGGAGGTTTTCAGACAACAGGTATGAAACACGGGGCAATAGACAACAAAGAAGAAACACCTAAAGTTTGAAAAATAGAAGGACTTGATGCAAAAGGAACCGAagaaaaaccaaagaggcaaATTCTTTAGAACACATAAAAATATTGGCCTTGGTATGAGCGATACATAGCTTAGCACCTTCAAAATGGATCTTGTTTCATAGAGACCATAAATACCAGCTCAAATACTCATGATTAAAGAGGTCATTTAATAACTATTTCATTTTCACATTTTAGTTTTCACCTTTTTGAAATTAatgaaagtgttttttgttaaaatgtgtTTGGAatcaatctttagtaaaaatacaaatgaattttaaaaaggcacttgaagtgcttcctacAAAAAACATATAAGTGGTGGTTCTTGCAAAAAAAatactttaagtgcttttggaacccaaaaacattttttctaaaaataatttcagtcattctaaaagcactttcaaattAGCcgttctcatttttcttctcgttttcatgttgttgttgttaggcctggcaaacgggtcgtgtcagtcgtgttcgtgtcgttttcgtgtaacacctgttatcttaacgggtcgtgtcgtgtcacacctgttatcttaacgggtcattaacaggtcgggtcactttacccaacgggtaaagtgacccgacccgttatgacccgttaagaaaaatattatttttttcttaaatttgcacatacaacacattgtcacataaatattacttcaaaacattaaaacacatttgtcgtttaagtactatatctacactcgaaaataagagcctcataaaaaatacatccatacactactaatctattacaaatattaaatgtgcaaggatatgcaaaatgaaagcgtttttgttttcaagattgtgaagcctttctcaaaagtttaaaccttgccaatggaactcaaaacttaatgaaagtgacccactagtgtgtttattcgtactttcattaagtataacataagattttgtggtatccactagtgttaatattttcaattgaagatcgaattcattcattgtattcatataaggtcaaggagtgtagttgtaaaaaatcatcaaaatcggagtttaaataaccgttaaattgtgatttttcgtttataatcgtcgaaaagttttgtcccgttacttaatctttaaatgtttgttttttgcaatttttggcgtatgcgatctcgaagcatatacaaacaagtttgacggttagatcattgaaactagtttcgtagaatgcgtatcccattaaaacaatagattcattaacacttaagagtttattcttacttttattaagtataacataagattttgtggtatccattagtgtaaatattttaaattgaagatcgaattcattcattgtatttatatagggtcaaggagtgtagctgtaaaaaatcatcaaaatcggagttaaaataaccgttaaattgtgttttttcgtttataatcgttgaaaagttttgtcccgttacttaatctttaaatgtttgttttttgtaatttttggcgtatgcgatctcgaagcatatacaaacaagtttgacggttagatcattgaaactagtttcgtagaatgcgtatcccattaaaacaatagattcactaacacttaagagtttattcttactttcattaagtataacataagattttgtggtatccactagtgtaaatattttaaattgaagatcgaattcattcattgtattcatatagggtcaaggagtgtagctgtaaaaaattatcaaaatcggagttaaaataaccgttaaatcgtgatttttcgtttataaccgtcgaaaagttttgtcccgttacttgatctctgaatgtttgttttttgcaatttttggcgtatgcgatcttgaagcatatacaaacaagtttgacggttggattgttgaaaccagtttcgcaaaatgcgtatctcatcaaaacaatagattcactaacacttaagagtttattcatattttcattaagtataacataagattttgtggtatccactagtgtaaatattttaaattgaagatcgaattcattcattgtattcatatagggtcaaggagtgtagctgtaaaaaattatcaaaattggagttaaaataaccgttaaatcgtgatttttcgtttataaccgtcgaaaagttttgtcttgttactggatctctgaatgtttatttttttcaattttggcgtatgtgatctcgaagtatatacaaacatgtttgacggttagatcgttgaaattagtttcgtataattcgtatcccatgaagttcaatggtgtgtgtgtgtatatttatttatttattaagtagatttaaatctatttattttgtatgtataattattatagtttttaggggtataaaatttaatttaaaatttaatatatatatatatatataattattatagttaatattttggggggtataattattacagtatatataattattataattattatagttaatttaatatatatatatatatataattattatagtttttaggggtataaaattgttaaattaatatatataattattatattattttttagggttataaaattgttaaattaatattctgcttatcgtgtatcgtgttacccacgtgtatacccaaaccaacccgttatcttaacaggtgcttatcgggttacccgataacgacccgtttcgttatcgtgttgacccaaacacctgttaatttcgtgtcgtgtcgtgtcgggttatcgggtcgtgtcagaaATTGTCAGGCCTAGTTGTTGTTGCCTAATCTTATGTTTGATCTTTCATTAAATAAGGAACTGaagccatctccaaccaaagggtctaggcaacaacaacaacaacatgaAAAAGGGCCAAACATGGGATTAGGCAAAGGGCCAACCAGCTGGCCCAACCCATCCAACCCCTGGCTGGGCCACATTTTCAAACACAACGGCTAGCTAATGTCAGTTACCAttgggtttgaattttttttttttccggccataattttttattttttatttttaaattctcattttttttcctataaatacctaagtcattcctacaccatttgtcacataattttcacaatTCCATAtcatcattctatttcaattcttcacattctattttcttacttcttccaataatctttccttcaattttttcaataattttcaaatggcctcatctgcaatgaaaggtagggcttagacccgaaaagaagatgaagctctttgcaaggcttataAATGGGTCtcggaagatagtgtgagggggatttctcaaacaagtgaaagTATTTGAactcgtgtgtccaaaaaatactatTAGTTCTACGAAGGCACCACTCCACCGAATACTCGAAACCACTAGAGTTGTttttcaagatggaagaaacatcttcatccaagtttgaataaatggtGTCAAGCATTGTTAGCAGCCAtaagtagacatgaaagcggcgcCAATTACTACGACGAAataagtgttttcacaatttattttaaatatttaattatattacatttaatttttgtaattatattacatttaatttcataaattaatttcttttaatttttgtaattatattttctaggtagCAGAGGAATTGTATATGAAGGGCAGCTCgaaaccctttcagtttcacgGTTATTAGAAAATTTGTAAAaggtgggtgttatttgaagatccacctcaacatagagtAGGTCCTACGCCGGTATTCGGAACTCAATCCTCAGATGTAGATTgggatgaagatggatctcctaccattcaagaaacaagGATAGAAAATTCGTCTTTGGGTGATGGGTGAAGATTCcatacctagggctatgggacgaaacaaggcCCAAATGTTGAAGGAAAAGGGTAAGGCAAAAGAtgattacgccgctcaacaGGAAGTGGCAACCTCATTGCGATTAATGGCGGAGTAAAATGTCTTTGTCGCAGAAGAAATGAACCGTAGGCATGAAGAACGGGCCAAACAAATataagaagagatggatgataagaatatgcAAAGGAACACTTCggattacactccaatgagtaaggctTATTTTGATAGGTAAAAGAGGGAAATTATGATCCAGCGGCAGTTGTTTATCTCCGACTATACTCTtacaatggcggatgatgaagatgatgttgattatggactttaaatttaagttgttgtagtttttaaatttaagttgtagtttttaaatataagttgtaatttttaaatttaaaagttgttgtagtttttaaatttaaataataaattatgtttggccctcagttggagatgattttttgtcacaaggctatgtttggccctatgaccctttggccctcggttggagatggtaagaaatatagccctgtattgttcattaaaatattaatttcttggagggccagatggCTAAAATGAGTTATCTGGTCCtccttcgattggagatggcctgaCTCATTCTCTTGAGTCATGACAAACATAGGGCCAAAACCCCAATAAATGGAATCAAAGTCCTTATTTTATTAGGCTTGTATTTGATTTTCTTCCTGAACTTTTGTACACTCAAAATCGTCTTTTTTTCATTTGTGTAAAATCCCTATTAAATAGAAATTTTATCCCTCCTTTAATCTGCCACATTGATACCAAATTGTAGATAGCATTAAATTTGCGCGTAGCTTGACTTACATGTATTAAAACTGCCATAACACCATCTAGAAAAATGATTGAATCGTAAAATTCTACAGAAAATACACATCCGTATCTTTCCAAGCATGTATGAATCATCATCTGGTTCTTCTTGAGTCGGTACATTTTATTTCGCGAAGTCAAGTGATCTGCACAGGCAATGCTAACGGCATAGAATTTTTAAAGCCTTTTAATctcattatttttttctttttagctcATTTTCTACTCTTTTCTTGTTACAACCTAAAAACCATAGAAGGAAAGTAAACCTATATAGAAAATTTCAAGGTATACAAGATACACTCCTAATTAGAACTTCTTTAtatcttgttgatgcacaaaattgggTTGACTTTGGATCAACTTAAATCCGACcgtaaattacataaacatacaaaaacacatgatgtatcGTGGTTGACATCGAGTTTTCTACCTtcatttttcttccatttttaaGTAAAATGTTGTAAGTTCCGATTTCGACATGTTTGATATCAAATTGCTATCACTGTTTTAGgattaatgaataaataacaaagaaaaagaacttgGCACTCCAtctttttgggttaaaaattcCCACGCCCACGCAGACGTCAAATTCAGATCTCCGGGGCTATCAGGTGGTTGGTTGACTAATTGGTCTCGTATGTGGGTTTGCCAAGGGAATGAGATGCAAAATTTACTTCTAACGCACGCACTGAGCTAAGCGCTGCCACGCGATAACTGTGGGCCCACACCTAAATCTCACTTTCTAGAGAGAGTAGTAGGTGggaactttgagttttaacgataaaaacaaaataaaggataaagtgaataatactaggattgactttttagtgtaaaaatatggtttttcattaaaatgagcttttcgttaaagttccattgTTTAAAATGACGTCACACTTACTATGTATTATTATTGGGTTGTTTTATTTACATTCCATATATTGTTGAATACACTCCACATACTAAGTACACCCCACATCATctttttcaatcaaaatttatcTTAGTACATCCCACATACTTTCATATACTGCCCTCACATCCCAAACTTTCTACATACACCTCACATTCTTTACATACATTCAACATTCTCTCATTGTTCGTTCTCACCACACCTCCAAATTTCAAGACTCTCACTAAACATGTAAATGCTAATTATGAGGTGGACTACATAATATTCGATTGTTGGTTTATTTTACTAATAGagaaaaaatccaaaatttgtATCCCTCTTTGTTACTCCTCTAAAGTTAATCTCACAAAATTTTGACCCAAAAATGAATGATAGGACAtgggtgaattttttttttctttcaaaattatAATGGGAAGATTATAATGGGTTCAATTCTTTTTACTgtacaaaatttaaaagaaagtaGTGTCAACTGTCAAGCTTACCACTTAGAGAAAAATTTGTTTATGTTATAATggattcattcaatttttttttttaaatcaaaaatTTGTTTTGGAGTAGTTATATGTTTCTATCAATTTGGGGGTATTTGTCAATTAGGGGTTTTAGGATTTTAGGGTTCGGGTTTAGACAACCAATTTAGAGTTAGGGTTCATATTAGTAAATAATTtgtgtattcaatttttttttaatttattttggggctaaatagtcatttcatgctaagatacatgagtgatttaataatacatatttatgtGGGGCGTGTTCAACAATATATagggtgctaataaaaaaacctattattattttgtattatctcTTTAATAGAGATAAGTCGACTAACACATATGATTCTATCTCTATTATAAAAATATACGAATGATGGTACAAATAATcggtaataataaaaaaatttgtttcttATGGGttgtaatgttttttttttcttttcaaaaagtAACAATCCACCATTCCGAGGGTAagtgtgacgacccgtccctaattttcctatgtaatttctcctCGAGTATGTGTATTGACGGTTATGCCCTTAGTGGCGAACGATGTGGACATGTTTATTTCCTCCTTATTTATTTTATCGTCTTAGTAAATAAATTGTTCACGTTATTACGAGACTACATAGATTTTATCAGTGTGAAAACACTATTCCGGATAGATTTTTGATTTCCTTTCTGTACAAAATCTAAAACCCTATCCCTAGCCTTCTATTTAGCCCATCCCATGCACTCCACCAATCTCATCCATTCCTTTTTTGCAGCAaccaatcagaaaaaaaaaaaaaaggactttctctctctctctctctcccgtataCTCTCTTTCTCTGCAAACCCCTTGAATGAACCCTAAACCTCACATGTCGAACCCAAAAACCACTCCATTGTACTCCTTTCATCCTCACGAACACAACCATGTTCTTGAAACCCAGAATGGACGAGTTTTCAACGTCAAACTCGTGAGGTTCGAACTCAGTGATTTGAGTTCATCAGATTTCAGGCCGAGTTAAGAAGTTTTGAGGTAAAGGAAGCCTTCCCACAACTCCCCAAGGCCTCTAGGACATTTTTGAATAAGCTTGGATGTCGAAACAACCGAGTTTCGAGGAGTTCACTTTTGGCCGGAACTTTCGAGGCATATTCCAGCGACCTTcgtccactttttggactccaaACAGGTATAACGCTATTCTACTCTTCAtgagcttcaaatccatataaagtaGGTCGAAAATGGTTGAAAATTGAAGAAGTTGTGTAACTTTGAAAATTTCCCAAAAATCCAGCAAAAATCAGGTTGCAGACGGCGACGACGACAAGGGTTGCCGGAGAATGTGATGGAATTTTCCGTCAaggttgacggaatattcctgacggcttCAGGTAACGCTGTTAACTTCCGTTAGCATTTAACAGAATATTTATTGGAATATTCCTGACAGTGTGAGGCTAGCTGACGGCATTGGCCGTGGGGGCGTGTCTGGACGTGCCATTGCCGGCGCATGGGGGCACGTGAAGGgtccaaaaaaatttctaaaaatttggggatgttcatgacgtcgagtaggtcacggtggtatatttaaaccctaagtttgagcaaactataggggttttatttaggtttacgtatatgtgctttaattaattcgaaattagttatttcacatataggggaaacgtatcccgaggacgttcgaggccaagctaggctcgggggctatgacccaatgacgtacttgtgagtgggcagtttatttttttatatctatACGTATtaatagtttccaaaattgcataaatacATCACTTTACGTTTTTAGTGCCAAATAATTGATAAATGCGatataattgtgataaatgctgttATATGGTTGAAATATTattgtcatgacattcatacatatttgtacatgctcatcttgttgCATTGATGTTAGTACTTACCCTAAGGCCAGgaccagtctttcacgtgtatgctAACATCGCACCGTTCGCtagtcttggatccaagttaggtgccagtcatgttgggtagattgcattaagcaatccgacttgtatgtgaccaTGCTTCTGcaccagccttcacgtgatcgtagtactagagcatattgattacacctaGTCCTGTTCGCGTCAGAAATTATATGTTCGAACTCGTGTGTTAGCTTAGATGGATGAACActtagctatacttgattatcacatgagtatattattgtggcatttgatacatCACGACTTGGCATATTTATGGTTATAATATTGTTACAATG
Protein-coding regions in this window:
- the LOC126591026 gene encoding protein TRAUCO-like isoform X1 translates to MDNLRTYRDEDDDEDEQSKPTTAAAAIPTAEPIEPPEPTTDDPDTDTLNPPSNDPQNGSKTETEASESLSESVKSQEIEIDIDIDIDNDDDDPPPKKQKQLSSLTTEPFPDQDQTPLPLPISNGIAVAAAPTAANSKKSKKKNNNVWVTKSTRKGKKKSKANNNNHNAPADDTVLITPVTRFPDKTDDTPDMTICLSKVYKAEKVEVSEDRMSAGSTKGYRMVRATRGVAEGAWYSEIKVVNLGESGHTRLGWSTEKGDLQAPVGYDANSFGYRDIDGSKVHKALREKYGEEGYKEGDVIGFYINLPDGGSYAPKPPHLVWYKGQRYACAPDVKEDPPKVVPGSEISFFKNGVCQGVAFKDLYGGRYYPTASMYTLPHQPNCVVKFNFGPDFEFFPEDFNGRPVPQPMFEVPYHGFENRVENGVSDEKKQ
- the LOC126591026 gene encoding protein TRAUCO-like isoform X2, translating into MDNLRTYRDEDDDEDEQSKPTTAAAAIPTAEPIEPPEPTTDDPDTDTLNPPSNDPQNGSKTETEASESLSESVKSQEIEIDIDIDIDNDDDDPPPKKQKQLSSLTTEPFPDQDQTPLPLPISNGIAVAAAPTAANSKKSKKKNNNVWVTKSTRKGKKKSKANNNNHNAPADDTVLITPVTRFPDKTDDTPDMTICLSKVYKAEKVEVSEDRMSAGSTKGYRMVRATRGVAEGAWYSEIKVVNLGESGHTRLGWSTEKGDLQAPVGYDANSFGYRDIDGSKVHKALREKYGEEGYKEGDVIGFYINLPDGGSYAPKPPHLVWYKGQRYACAPDVKEDPPKVVPEESKRWEKLSLCVLAKLGTKGSKWFPGDGIIVPILLFSETSYES